TATATAGTATATGGTACATGGTATAAGCCCCCTTTATAACACCCCCGTCGTTTTCGGAGCGGACTGATGATAAGCGTGACAAATTTGCCGCTGGGGCACATGATCGGTAGACGTCGCCATATCGCTGATAAAGCGGACACGCAAAGCCCCCCAACCAACTgggaatgcgaatgcgaatgtaAGGTGTTAACTCAATCAgttcaaaataaaaactgatAAAAATACGGCCAAATATTTGTATACATACTACTATGTACGATTTCGGCGATTTCGCAATGCGCAAATTGCTCGCTTTGtagatacaagatacaaatgtatccgTATGATTGATGGTCGAAAGAAGTTCGAACACAGGGCTGCACATTAAGCAAAATGTTGATGTTTTAAATAGTAACTAATTACCAAACTTGTTTCCATTTGCCGAACATttacagcaaaaaaaaaaaacaaagatcCTAAGAACTTGGCAACCGGAATCTGTCTGGCCAAAGTAATATGCAAATCGGAATCTGCTTAATTCCGTAATTCCTCGCAAAAGTCCCCCATTATGATCTTTGCTTAGTCAGACTTTGTATTTTACAGCATTTAAATGACTGAGGGGAAAATTCCGACCCGGCAACAACAGACGGGCATCTGAAGTTTGTTCAACTGATCCgttccaatccaatccaatacGAAACAACGATTCTCCAGTTGACTTGAGTTGAATTTAGTCGAGTGACGGGATTACGTCACGCGGTACTTTCAATGCGCTGCGTTTGTGTGATGATGTCCGTTTACTTTCGGCGGCAGAGACAATGAAATGGCACTACTACTattactactactactactactactataGTGGAGAATGGCAAACACGGCGCTCTAAACTTAATTAAGACGATTAACTCGGACTGCAATTATTAGACAACTGACAAGCGGTCGCTCTCTAATAGCAGATATCATTAAAGGCGAATTGAAAACGCCACGCGATGCAAGGCGGCCCAAGGTTCCCattcccatacccatacccctACCGATACCACCATTCATCCATAGTGGGATGCAACCGTTTCCACGATCATCATTCAAATGCCAAGTGTTTGAAGTACAGACTTCGCTCCATCGTGCATTCTGTCAGTTGCATAACTCGCATGGGTTTCATTGCATATTATGTGGTATGGAGCATTTAAGGTTTTTACTTCCGATGCAGCTTCACTGTAGTCTGTAGTGTGAGAACACTTGATTCCATCGCCGCGGGGTCAACGGCGGCTCACCTCGATGACAACTCTGCTCGCTGCTCGGCGCTCGGCGCTCGAGGCTTTCCCGGCTTTCTCAAGGTTTCCGTTTCGTTTTCgcacttatatatatatatatatatatatacattgcGTAACCCGATGGATCAGATCATTCGATCGAGGTGAAAGAAGTGGAGCAAGTCTGCCGGCGCCGTCACAACACGCGAGTCCAGAACCAGAGCCAGAACGCTTCCTTGATGACATGGCAAACGCGGCCCATAGTTAGACATGCGATAATTGCCGGCGCGTGAGACCTTGAAATCCATTCGGAACATCCACTACTACATATACTACTGCTTATACTACTACATATACTACTGCTTATACTACTACATATACTACTACTACTTGTACACATGCTCGCCCATTGTCGGGGGCTTGGGCTTATCAGCAGATGAACGTGCGCCTCTGGCCCAGATAATGGGCCCTCCAGTCGTACATAAATATTCTCGCCTGGAGCCCGAGGCTCGCTTCAAGTGTCCACTCTGCCCCCCAACCCCCCTCACCCCTCCCGCTCAACACTCCGGAAAAGTGAAATAATTGCGGAGCATAGCGATTAGATAGCAGCGGTAGTACAGTGGTGCGTGGTCATTGATCAGcaggttttttttattatatttttttttatttttattttttttttattgttatgcAAGCCTTTCTCGCGTTTGACAGCTCAATTAGCATTAGAAACATGAGCATTTCACCTGCGGTTTGCCACATTGGCTACAAAACGATGTTTGATATCTTGGGTTTCCGATTTCCCACGATACAgatgaaaaacaaaatgatgGGAAATGGGAATTGTATTTCTAGTTATTTGAGTACTAAGTAacttttcgctcagtgcagcGCTTGTGGTAACTAAAACCAACGGACTTGCGGTTGCCCACAACGGACATTCGTTTTGTATTTTGGTACGCTGCTCGGCTATTATCGGTAATTAATATGCAcgtcgcttttttttttttttggccaaaaggctTTTTATCAATGAACGTGAATGGAAAACCGGTCGTCGCTTGGCGGCTCACCCATTAAATTGGTCCGCGAATCATGCAATTCAATTTTGCAGGCGGCGGCGCCACAAGTTCACTTggttaattgaatttgttgaCCCACTGGCCGCGCAGcaagaaaaataaagaaaatcatgcCAGAGTGGTGgggatatatgtatgcatagtGGGGCGGTGGAGCGCCagtggggggaggggggggTCTCCACTACGCCCGTCAATCAAATACAAATCCGCACTTTGCGCCCGCCGAGCGGAATCGGAATTGAAATTGGACTCGCGGCTCGGAATCGCATTTTTCATTCCATTTCGCTTCGTTTTATTTGACAAATGCCAACGCGTGGCTAAAGATCACTGGGGTGTTCCAGTTTAAGAGGTTTTCCACATTATAAGTGTTccatatattaaaaaaaaaaaaaaaatacacatttTTCTACGAGTAGTTATGTCATTCCGTTCAGTTAAATATTTCAGTTGGTTGCTATAAATGTTACtcaaaatgtaatttttttttttaatttcttaatGATGTTGAACGCCTATTTTGATTACTGAAAGAAAGTAGGGTCAAATTTTCATTAGAAGATCCCTCTGTTCTTATATgtatacgtacatatatatatatatatgatctCAAAGCGCTTCTTTTGCATatgtaatttaaaaaaatgcaaaaaaaataataataaaaaaaaaaataaacctGGAATTGAATCAGGTGTGTTGTGGGCGGTTCATTGAACCGGCGGTTAAGttgaattcaattaaatgccGGCAAACATTTGTTTGTGCCACACTCGCAGTTCCCAGTTCCGCAGTTCCCAGTTCGTCCAACCCGGCGAATCTGACGTGTCTGAGTCACTGAAATGCAAAATGTTCCAATGCTGACATAACCGAGCCAGTGGCTGGGCGGGCAGTGCAGCTTTATCAGCTGAGCTCAGACGGCCACACAGACGGGGAATTACTCAATGTGCACATGAATGTGCGTTTCGCCTTGTACTTGAAAGCGTCGTTCAATGACAATGACGAAACGGTCGATTGCAATCGATAACATTGGTCGGAAGTGCTTGTTAGCTTGTCAGGATTTCGAGAATTAGCGCACCTTTTTATGTTCCCGACGGGTCTTAAATTGCATTTCTACATAGTCTCTATGTAAGTCGTTTAATATTTCGATTTCTTTCGATTCCTAGAAAGTTCTGACGATTGTCGTCGATAATTTGATAGACAATAGACGATAACCAACGAATTATCATCATTGATTATTGCAGGAACCCAAACTTATTATCAGTACTGGAAGCCTATGCTTTTCTTTTGTTTAAACAAGAATCCATTGTTGATTTTTTTGGGTGTATTATGTTGTCTTTGTTTATTTCTACCACTTCTTGTGAGATAATTACAAAACTGACTGCATATGCTTATAAGCAGCAAACTGATTGGTATTTTAACACTCATTCCCTTCCAGAAACTGCCAAATGTGGGAGCCTATGTCCGTAGTATCGCCGCCGATGGCAAGAGCCTGCGCGACGTGCTGGCCGCCAAGGTGCCccaggagcaggagcgcgTGAAGAACTTTCGCAAGCAGCATGGCGCCACCAAGATGGGCGAGACGACCATCGACATGATGTACGGCGGCATGCGCGGCATCAAGGCCCTGGTCACCGAGACCTCTGTGCTGGATGCGGACGAGGGCATCCGCTTCCGCGGCCTCTCCATTCCCGAGTGCCAAAAGGTTCTGCCCGCCGCCGATGGCGGCACCGAGCCCCTGCCCGAGGGTCTCTTCTGGCTGCTGCTGACCGGCGAGGTGCCCACCAAGTCCCAGGTGCAGCAGCTGTCCCGCGAATGGGCCGAGCGCGCCGCCCTGCCCCAGCACGTGGTCACCATGTTGAACAACATGCCCACCACCCTGCACCCAATGTCGCAGTTCGCCGCCGCCGTCACCGCGCTGAATCACGACAGCAAGTTCGCCAAGGCGTACTCGGATGGTGTGCACAAGAGCAAGTACTGGGAGTACGTCTACGAGGACAGCATGGACCTGATCGCCAAGCTGCCAGTGGTGGCTGCCACCATCTACTGCAACACCTATCGCGGCGGCAAGGGCTCCCGTTCGATTGACTCCAGCCTGGATTGGTCGGCGAACTTTGTGAAGATGCTCGGCTACGACAACGCCCCCTTCACCGAGCTGATGCGTCTCTATCTGACCATCCACAGTGACCACGAGGGTGGCAACGTGTCCGCCCACACCGTTCACTTGGTGGGCTCCGCCCTCAGCGATCCCTACCTCTCCTTCGCCGCCGGCCTGAACGGTCTGGCTGGTCCTCTGCACGGCCTGGCCAACCAGGAGGTGCTCGTGTGGCTGCGCAAGCTGCAGAAGGAGGCCGGCAACAACCCGTCGGAGGAGCAGCTCAAGGAGTACATCTGGAAGACACTCAAGTCCGGACAGGTAGGTTCATTTCTTCAGGAATATGATTTCCATATTATAAAATTGATTCCCGATTATGTAACAAAACCAGAGATTTGTATTTAACAAAACTACTTGGACATTTTCCAGGTGGTTCCCGGCTACGGACACGCCGTGCTCCGCAAGACCGATCCCCGTTACACCTGCCAGCGCGAATTCGCTCTGAAGCACCTGCCCGAGGACGAGACGTTCCAGCTGGTGTCGAAGATCTACAAGGTGGTGCCCCCAATCCTGACTGAGACCGGCAAGGTGAAGAACCCCTGGCCCAATGTAGATGCCCATTCCGGTGTGCTGCTGCAGTACTACGGCATGAAGGAGATGAACTACTACACCGTGCTGTTCGGCGTTTCCCGTGCCCTCGGCGTGCTGGCCTCCCTCGTCTGGGATCGCGCCCTCGGCCTGCCCATCGAGCGCCCCAAGTCATTCTCCACCGATCTGCTGGTCAAGATGGTCCAGAAGTAAGCAACTGGAGCAGGAGGAGCGGGAGGAGCTGGAGTTCAACCTTTTATAGCCGGAGGACGATGGACGTAAAATGCAGAAGCCGTAGATTGTAATTGACGAGGGACGAggcagaaagagagagagagatagaggAGAGAATCGATCGGATTGGATTGGGATGAGatgggattggattggatggaTATCGATATGACGACGCTGATATTGAGGGAGTTGGAGATGTGTAGTTGAGGAGAAGAGCAACCAAATACGAACCAATAGGACAAAAACGAAAACCAGAAGAAAACTGCAACACACTGCAACTGCAAAACAATAAGTTGGAAATAAGGCAGAAACTTATTTTTAGTAGTAAAATAATTAACGAAGGGAAACCGACAAGCAACCACTTAATTATTTGTataagctatatatatatatatacgattGACTATATATATAGGGACAGGCAGAGAGAGTAAAATGTTTGCGCCTATTGTTTATGTTCAGCATTTCCCCCACCCGAAACCGCCCACGATCCCCGCTCTTTATTAAGtttgttatgtttatattttgttCATCTTAGCCGATCGATCGACTAACCACGACACGACCCTAATGATTTATCCCCCAAAACGCCCGCCCGACCCACCAGCACCCACCCCGCCTGAAAAACCTTAAAAAAAGTACTAACTTGATAacattttacttttaatttaacTATAATTTATTATGCAAACAAGATACAAACGAGAAATACCATACAAAAACAAGTGTAAAGAAACCAACAAAAACATTTGAAAAAACTCAATAAAAAAACagaacaataaataatataatgcATAGAGAGTAGTTATTGTCAACTCCACCAGTGGAAGCTGCAAACGCGTTCGTTCATTGCCGTGCAAGTGTATTCGAGAAAGCAAAACCCACAATAAATCGTAGCAAACTTGAATAGAAGATCGTTTGTCCATTTTCGGAGCGAAAGGGTGCGAAACATTGGTGACGAATCCTGAAGCTCTGCGTAATTGGCACTGGCAGTGTGGCCGAAGTCGCCAAGCATCCACTGCCAGTGAGACCGAATCTGCATATGATTCACATGATTTCAATACATGATATATGTATCTACCCGAACAATTCGGATACAAATGCAAGTTAgcaacattttttattaaaacaagTACATATTTGCTTGGatagaaataaatattacgTTTCACTACACAATTCGCCAAAAAGATTATTTTCCTTTGGAGGAAAGTTACTAACGAATTTGAAATTTGGTTATACATGCACATATTGGTTAACTGAATGCTGTGGCATTAAAAATGTTGACTAAATGGATCACGTAACGCGACATAAAATAACAGGATATGATTATAcatacaataaataaataaaagtggaTGGTGGAAGGCTGGACTAGCGCTGGTTCCTTTGGTCAACGAACTCCTCCTCGGGCATCGCAGGCAAACCATCCATGTATGTGGCATTGCTGCGGTTCAATGGATCTCCATTACGGCAGCGAACGCAGGGCCCCAGGAATCGTAGCATCCGGCTGCCCAGTGTCGTTCTTTTACTCCTAAAATGGTCATGCGTTTCCAAGTGCGACATCGACATCGAGCGGACCAGCAGACGCGTCTGACTATCATTGATGCTCTGATTATGAATGGTGTCTTGGCTCTGATTGCGTCCCTGACTGATATTGAAGCCCATCACCTCGATGACTCGGTTGTTGCGCTTGTCAAAGTAGTACATGCCATCGTGCTGGCCCCATTGCCTGGGCAAGATGCGCTCCTCCTGCGATACCCACTGCCGCCTGGAGCTGGGCGGCTCCTCCTCGTGCGCCTCCACCTCGATGGCCGAGTCGTTGCTGCTCGGCTGGCTGGTTTCCGAGTTGTTCGGCGCCGGGGTTCTTCTGACCAAGGCCCTGGATGAGGTGTTCACACGATGTTCGCCTTGAATAGAAACCGTGTTAGTCAATCTTATTCGAAATAATCTACAGATCTAATACAACAGCATTGAGATTGCTTACCACTACCGCTGCCATCAGCTTCGGTGCTAACGCTACTAAAGTCCAAAGATTGTGGGTGAATCGCGCGTTGGACCTGGCCGGGATTCTGGGCCACTCGGGCAGAAGGCGCCACGCTGAGCAGTGCCAACTCGACGGATCCTTTGCTGCTGTTGTAGGTCAGGTCGCCCAGAGGATGGGGTGTGACCAGGACGTTTCCGGACGCGGGTATGGCGTTCACCAGGAAATCCGTTTGGGTGGCCTTGGCACTGGTCCCCGATCGAATGTGGTACATGAAGTGCTGCTGTGAGTTGCCCTGCTGGCGTCTCAGCTTCTGCTGGCATTCGCTTAGCTCTGTGCGCAGGGTCTCGAAATTGCACTTCATCTTCACAAAATCATCTGTCTTTCTGTCCAGTCTTTCCTGAACATACACGTTGAAGCCCTGCAGACGCTTCGCCTCTCCTCTCAATGACTTGATCTCCTGCTGCAGGCTCTCGTTCTCGGCCAGCAATCGGTCAAAGCTGCTGCTGGAGTTGTTTGAATTGGAATTGCAGTTCGAGTTCAATTGCGACTGGCAGTTCTTGTCCACCTTGAAGTCACCATCATGGACATACGCCTGCTGCAATGTGGGCGTTAGACTTTCTGGCATGGAGTTGACCCGTTGGAATCCGGCGAACGCCACATTGCGTCTCTTTTGGTCCTGCGCCTGGATCTCCGCTATGTACTGGCCCACCTTGCTGGTCACGTGCTGGAAGCGGCGCTTCGTGTAGGCCGAGTGGATGTCCTGGTAAGAGACCGCCTTGCTGGAGCGCCCGCTGCCCAATGGAGCCTCCTCGCCACCCAGTTTATGATCATCACCTGGTTGAAAAAGAAAGGATACATGTTAGCACTGACCTGTTTACTGTGCCCATTGACTGAGGTACCCAATTTACTTCGAGACATGGAAGTAccaaaattatatatatgaaatatgTTTGATGTTTatatttctcccagtgcagtTAGGCAAGtgaaaagagagagagagtgcaCTTCTTACCATCGACATCCTCATCATAGTCGTCCTCATCCTCCTGATCGCGACCCACGGGATCGCTTACGCATGTCTTGGCGCTCTTGTTGGCCACATCACCATCCGCATCAAACTCCGGATCCGCGTAGCAGATATCCAAAAATGGCGCCGTATTCCGCTCGAAGGCTGCGGGCTTATGGTGCTCCGCGAACCAGGTATTCCTGGCGCCACCGCTACTCAAATTGTTCAGCTGGTCAAACAGCTCGTCCGTCGGAAAACTCTCGTCCTGCAGACTCATCGCTTTGCACGCGAAACGCGGAAAAGCGGgggaaataatacaattaacaCGAGACACAAAATTACACGCGAATTCCAATTGGAGCGGGAAAGGCGCCGTTACATTCCGGCTAACTGGAAATTGGCTAGTGTGACCATTTCCAATCAGTGAAATTCATTTAGAGGGTAAACTCtatttttaaattagaaaattaaatgattGAATCTAGGTGgtttatatttcaaaataaaatatatttaaattaaatctgGCAACGAATTGAAAAAATACCATATTAAGCTTCCGATTGGCATGAAAATATACTAGGCCCATGCCTAGGCATAAAAATGCACTAACGCCGGATGTCAGCAGACAACATGAGCTGGTCACCTTAACGTTACATCATgtgcatttaaaaaaaattaataatattaactAAATTTCGTGAAATTGCCTCTCTGCAACTGGATTCTAGTCGGCAATGTACGGTTATTGGAAGTTCGAGCCACGCTTTTCACGATTTGCCATTTGAAAACGCATCAGCTGTGGGGCAGCAACTTAAAGAATCGAACAACCGGagaggaaaataaatacaaatataaaataaaacaaatacaaatatgaGCGAGAGTGGCAATAATCAGGTTAGTTGATAGAGCGAGAGGGTAGATTGAACTTTATCAACTCGATTTACGCACACAGATGCAAATTGTCAGAAAAAAGAACAACCAAAAACATTAGATTATTATACTTTTTTCGCTTATATTTGTTTGCAGCGCAATTGGaccacgtgtgtgtgtgtgtgtgcaatttGCGTTGCGGTATTTTCCTTTTCGCCAAATACAGTGCACTCTCGACATAGCGAACAACAAATCAATAGTTAAAGCTCTCTACGATATACTTAGCAAACCCATGGTTGATTTTATAGCACACATTTTGTTTAACACTTAAACCACTCAAGTTGAGCTTATCTAGGGCGCACTGTATTCAatcgttttgtttttcctttcgtgtcataatttttcatttaatttcgtttCAGTTTTATGACGTTGATTTTTGAGCAAATACCCCAAAAGCTAAATAACACACAATAAACAGAGATAGTTAAGTTTTGAGTTTCGGGTTGGCGGCGAAGTTGCAGAAGTTGGAAGTCTGAACAACCGAATCCCTAGGCTGCATACCTTTTGTTTTGTATCGCAATTCTCTTCTTCCACCAAAAACCATCTGCTAAACCGAATCACCCATAAACCGGATCCCGAAATGGCGGCCTACTTGAACCGCACCATCTCGCTGGTGACCGGGCAAACGGGCCCCGCCGACGACGACCGTCACGCCTCCTCCACGGACACGGTGGACAAATCCGGACCCGGTTCCCCGCTATCCCGGCTCAACTCATCGCTGCAACCATCCGGCTCCACACTGGCCGCCAATCTGCTACCGGAATCGCGGCTCTATCAATCCAACGACAAATCACCGCTCCAGATCTTTGTGCGCGCCAAGAAGAAGATCAACGATATCTACGGCGAGATCGAGGAGTATGTCCATGAGACGACCACCTTCATCAACGGTGagttatatttaataatatccAACAGAAGCCATTGAATGGACTTCTATATTGCATGGTATTCGATAAGAACGATTATGATTCAGTTCATAGTTATACAAGGGAAATGGTGAAATTTTGTTTATCTAACATCTATCGCCTTTGGTGAAATACCCACTTAAACCAATGTTCGTTGCTCTTTCAGCCCTGCACGCGGAGGCGGAGATCGTGGACAAGGCGGAACGGGAGCTGTTCGAGAGCTATGTGTACAAGGTGGCGGCCATTCGCGAGGTACTGCAGCGGGATCACATGAAGGTGGCCTTCTTCGGACGCACCTCAAACGGCAAGAGCTCGGTGATCAATGCCATGTTGCGCGAGAAGATCCTGCCCAGCGGCATTGGGCACACCACGAATTGCTTCTGCCAAGTGGAGGGCAGCAATGGCGGCGAGGCGTATCTCATGACAGAGGGCTCCGAGGAGAAGCTCAATGTGGTGGTAAGTGGGCCACGCAGTTCTCCTCTGGGAATGTGTTTCGCCTAATGGCCTAGTGACCTTCGTTCACAGAACATCAAACAACTGGCGAATGCCTTGTGCCAGGAGAAGCTCTGCGAGAGCAGTCTGGTGCGCATCTTTTGGCCGAGGGAACGCTGCAGCCTGCTGCGCGACGATGTCGTCTTTGTGGACTCACCTGGCGTGGATGTGTCGGCCAATTTGGACGACTGGATCGATAACCATTGCCTGAACGCCGATGTGTTTGTGCTGGTCCTGAATGCCGAGTCAACGATGACGCGTGCGGAGAAGCAGTTCTTTCACACCGTCTCCCAGAAGCTGAGCAAGCCGAACATCTTCATCCTGAACAATCGCTGGGATGCGTCGGCCAACGAGCCGGAGTGCCAGGAATCGGTATGGTCTTCTAGGCGGCCCCCTTAGTCCACAATCTCTGTCAGACCCTGCATTACCATTACATGGCAGGCGAACCATATGCCacatatgtgtacatatgtagttGAGAATGGTTCGTTTGCCAGCAGTTTTGCACTGCCACATCTCATTGGTAATCTCTTGGACCTCTTCGTATGCCTGTTGTCTCTATGTTGATGTgtgtcttttgtttttgtttattaccCAACCAACCAATCAATCTATCAAACAACCAACCAACTATCCACTGTAATCAACGCCAGGAACTGGCTAAGGTAATGAATGAGCTAGACCCGCTTGCTTGGTCCCACAAAAACCCAATCCACTCTGCTTTGGTCTCCTAATCGAATTGAATCGATGAACACCTCCTTGTTTACTGTTCCCGAAGCAGCTTACTTAGTTGCCCTGAATGATTGTTCTGTGCACTTTCTAAGACGCTTATTTCATCCATTGATAGGTCAAGTCTCAGCACACGGAACGCTGCATCGACTTCCtcaccaaggagctgaaggtGAGCAACGAGAAGGAGGCGGCCGAAAGGGTATTCTTCGTTTCCGCCAGGGAAACGCTGCAGGCGCGCATCGAGGAGGCGAAGGGCAATCCGCCGCACATGGGCGCCATTGCCGAGGGCTTTCAGATACGCTACTTCGAGTTCCAGGACTTCGAGCGCAAGTTCGAGGAGTGCATCTCGCAGAGTGCGGTGAAAACCAAGTTCCAGCAGCACAGTTCGCGCGGCAAGAGTGTTTCGGGGGACATGAAATCAATGTTGGACAACATTTACGAGCGGATCACCATATTCCGCAATCTGAAGCAGGACCAGAAGAACCTGCTCACCGAACGCATCCAGGGCACAGAGACGCAGATGATGCAGGTCACGCGCGAAATGAAGATGAAGATCCACAACATGGTGGAGGAGGTGGAAGAGAAGGTGTCGAAGGCGCTAAACGAGGAGATCTGGCGCCTGGGCGTGCTCATTGACGAGTTCAACATGCCCTTCCATCCGGAGCGTCTGGTCCTGAACATCTACAAGAAGGAATTGAATGCCCATGTGGAGAGCGGCCTGGGCAGCAACCTGCGCGCCCGCCTATCCATGGCCCTGGCCATGAACGTCGAGTCCGCCCAGACGGAGATGACCGATCGCATGCACGCCCTGGTGCCCAACGAGCAGCTCCTGGCCACCAGCACCAAGATGGTGGTGCGCACGCAGCCCTTCGAGATGCTCTACTCACTGAATTGCCAGAACCTCTGCGCCGACTTCCAGGAGGATCTGGAGTTCAAGTTCAGCTGGGGCATTACGGCGATGATCCAGCGCTTCACCGGCAAGGTGCGCGAGCGCAGCAAGAAGGGCCAGCCGGCACTGGTCAATCGACAGAGCAGTATTGGAGTGAGTTCCTACAGTATAGTTGTGGTGCAGCATCTTTACTATATCTCCGCCATCGAATCTCGTTCACAGCACAGCGTATCGACGCCGACCACCACGCCCGTGGAAGCCACTCCTGTGTGCCTGCTGCCCGCTCCCGTTGTGGCTGGCATTACGCCCGAGCAGCTGTCGCTGATCTCTCGCTTTGCGGTGTCCTCCATTGGATCGCAGGGCACCGTTGGTGGCCTCGTCGTCGCCGGCATCGTAAGTGTTAACGCTCGAATTATCATAACACCTCTTGTCCTCACCAACGACCAAGCAGGTGATAGTGCATAGCTATGTGATGAAATCAAACCACTTGCAGATGCTGAAAACCATCGGCTGGCGCGTCCTGGTGGGCGTGGGCGCCCTCTACGGCTGCATCTACCTGTACGAGCGCCTCTCGTGGACAAATTCCGCCAAGGAGCGCACATTCAAGTCGCAGTACGTGCGCCATGCCACCAAGAAGCTCAAGATGATCGTCGACCTCACCTCGGCCAACTGCAGCCACCAAGTGCAGCAGTGAGTATTGATCACTAGGCGATGGGAATCGCTGATCCCTAACCCAATATTCTCGGTCACATCTCAACAGGGAATTGTCGAGCACCTTTGCCCGTTTGTGCCGCACCGTTGACACCGCCACCACGGACATGAACGATGAGCTCAAGACGCTGGACTCGCAGCTGAACATCCTGGAGGCGAACCAGAAGCAATTGAAGCTGCTCCGCAACAAGGCCAACTACATACAGAACGAGCTGGACATCTTCGAGCACAACTATATATCGCCGCAGTAGTGGAACAGTAGTGGGTTGGCTGGCCGAGGGGCAGAACACTAACCAGGATGTGGATGATCAATGAAATCAGGCGAAGACAAACACCCAAACACGACTACAACAACATTAATGCACTACGTATATTTGCTGCTCAACTCTCAGTTTTTCTCTCCTATTTTGTttaaagtgttttttttttttgtaaaaaaatgCATGATGTGAGCCAATTGATTGGTGGTGCCTCTTTATTCACTATCGTTTAAACAAATCGTTGTTGTTGTAGAGAATTATTTTAATTCCTAACATGCACTACTTTGCTAGTGcgattatttagttttttttttttgtaattgttgACAAATAGAAAGGTATCCAAAACACTGTGAGCATGGCCGGGTGCCATGGAAAAGCTAGTTGCGATGAATTATGCCACA
The Drosophila mauritiana strain mau12 chromosome X, ASM438214v1, whole genome shotgun sequence DNA segment above includes these coding regions:
- the LOC117147092 gene encoding protein swallow, translated to MSLQDESFPTDELFDQLNNLSSGGARNTWFAEHHKPAAFERNTAPFLDICYADPEFDADGDVANKSAKTCVSDPVGRDQEDEDDYDEDVDGDDHKLGGEEAPLGSGRSSKAVSYQDIHSAYTKRRFQHVTSKVGQYIAEIQAQDQKRRNVAFAGFQRVNSMPESLTPTLQQAYVHDGDFKVDKNCQSQLNSNCNSNSNNSSSSFDRLLAENESLQQEIKSLRGEAKRLQGFNVYVQERLDRKTDDFVKMKCNFETLRTELSECQQKLRRQQGNSQQHFMYHIRSGTSAKATQTDFLVNAIPASGNVLVTPHPLGDLTYNSSKGSVELALLSVAPSARVAQNPGQVQRAIHPQSLDFSSVSTEADGSGSGEHRVNTSSRALVRRTPAPNNSETSQPSSNDSAIEVEAHEEEPPSSRRQWVSQEERILPRQWGQHDGMYYFDKRNNRVIEVMGFNISQGRNQSQDTIHNQSINDSQTRLLVRSMSMSHLETHDHFRSKRTTLGSRMLRFLGPCVRCRNGDPLNRSNATYMDGLPAMPEEEFVDQRNQR
- the LOC117147093 gene encoding probable citrate synthase, mitochondrial; translated protein: MFVRRFGNGSLGHRFAFQRRYLAKNSMWDSKFIGMRSKQDGVTGNLKEQQQSATPESSNMPDMQNAQKLPNVGAYVRSIAADGKSLRDVLAAKVPQEQERVKNFRKQHGATKMGETTIDMMYGGMRGIKALVTETSVLDADEGIRFRGLSIPECQKVLPAADGGTEPLPEGLFWLLLTGEVPTKSQVQQLSREWAERAALPQHVVTMLNNMPTTLHPMSQFAAAVTALNHDSKFAKAYSDGVHKSKYWEYVYEDSMDLIAKLPVVAATIYCNTYRGGKGSRSIDSSLDWSANFVKMLGYDNAPFTELMRLYLTIHSDHEGGNVSAHTVHLVGSALSDPYLSFAAGLNGLAGPLHGLANQEVLVWLRKLQKEAGNNPSEEQLKEYIWKTLKSGQVVPGYGHAVLRKTDPRYTCQREFALKHLPEDETFQLVSKIYKVVPPILTETGKVKNPWPNVDAHSGVLLQYYGMKEMNYYTVLFGVSRALGVLASLVWDRALGLPIERPKSFSTDLLVKMVQK